From a single Oceanobacillus kimchii X50 genomic region:
- a CDS encoding lysozyme family protein: MFKLKVIMIVLCVKIFVVFIGIAFFVVVMFSVDSGGLGGGEFDGMETEYTVNGIAPEVERFRPYFIKYAKEYGIPEHVELLMAMAMQESGGRYVDVMQSSESLGLPRNSITDPEESIKQGAKYFAQVLKSAGGDVELALQSYNFGNGFIDYAKENNNGKYSESLALDFSRYMAEKMGWDRYGDANYVQNVMRYLDTSTGTAGNSDGWALPLTNITITSEFGPRVHPVTGEVNKWHGGLDFSCTPADIIMSVADGEVVEVIHSNVGYGNYVTVKHGKNEFSRYAHLSNIDVRNGDAISQGDALGKCGTTGTSTGNHLHLEHLTALGQAHEDKKDPRKTLGL; this comes from the coding sequence GTGTTCAAACTTAAAGTGATAATGATTGTTTTGTGTGTAAAAATATTTGTAGTTTTTATTGGAATTGCGTTTTTTGTGGTAGTAATGTTTTCGGTTGATAGTGGAGGGTTAGGTGGAGGTGAATTTGATGGCATGGAAACGGAGTATACCGTCAATGGTATTGCGCCAGAAGTGGAAAGGTTTCGCCCCTATTTTATAAAATATGCGAAAGAATATGGTATCCCAGAACATGTGGAACTATTAATGGCAATGGCGATGCAAGAAAGTGGTGGAAGGTATGTAGATGTCATGCAGTCATCGGAATCCTTAGGATTACCTAGAAATTCGATCACTGATCCCGAGGAATCGATTAAACAAGGAGCAAAATATTTTGCGCAAGTATTAAAAAGTGCGGGTGGAGATGTAGAACTGGCTTTACAATCGTATAATTTTGGGAATGGATTTATTGACTATGCGAAAGAAAATAATAATGGTAAATACTCGGAGTCGTTAGCATTGGATTTTAGCCGTTATATGGCAGAGAAAATGGGTTGGGATAGATACGGGGATGCAAATTATGTACAGAATGTGATGCGCTATTTGGATACCTCGACAGGAACGGCTGGGAATAGTGATGGATGGGCGTTACCACTTACAAATATAACGATAACTAGTGAATTTGGACCTCGTGTTCATCCAGTGACTGGAGAAGTGAACAAATGGCATGGTGGTTTAGATTTTTCGTGTACGCCGGCAGATATTATTATGAGTGTGGCAGATGGAGAAGTCGTGGAAGTTATTCATAGTAATGTTGGCTATGGAAATTATGTAACGGTGAAGCATGGAAAAAATGAATTTAGTCGATATGCCCATTTATCTAACATCGATGTAAGAAACGGTGATGCGATTTCACAAGGAGATGCGTTAGGAAAATGCGGAACAACGGGAACAAGTACAGGCAATCATTTGCATTTAGAACATTTAACTGCATTAGGGCAAGCGCATGAAGATAAAAAAGACCCAAGAAAAACATTAGGATTATAA